In a single window of the Acidobacteriota bacterium genome:
- a CDS encoding ABC transporter permease, with product MLELVLANLRVRPLRTFISIIGVAIGVVLVVLFTGLAQGMTNEMSKRAANWKAEIIFTRPGGMDATSSNAAVDVRYAERLLEIPGVQTTTPVLRYVSSDSRGSWGIRQLDGVDWPAFSAMNEISIVDGRPPVAFDEIIIDQRQLESENLSIGGTYELFGGKQYKITGVFAPPSGSRIKLSLAGLQDALQTDKCTYILVKVKSGYDPEKVAAEINAALPGNRINLTSEFITDAQERLPGLNTFLRVLVLLGALVSTVFVLLSMYTTITERRKEIGILKSLGASHRFIIGTIEGEALLIGVLGIIFGLATAFAASQVISRQFELAFEFSLGWILTAVAIAIGGSLVGALYPAWRAAGIDPVEVMLNE from the coding sequence ATGCTCGAACTCGTCCTCGCAAATCTCCGCGTCCGTCCGCTACGTACTTTCATCAGCATTATCGGTGTGGCGATCGGCGTCGTTCTCGTCGTGCTCTTTACAGGGCTGGCGCAAGGAATGACCAATGAGATGTCAAAACGCGCCGCTAACTGGAAAGCAGAGATCATCTTCACACGCCCGGGCGGCATGGACGCGACCAGTTCGAACGCCGCCGTTGACGTTCGGTACGCCGAACGCCTGCTCGAGATACCGGGCGTACAAACGACCACGCCTGTGCTGCGCTACGTTTCATCTGATTCCCGCGGAAGCTGGGGCATTCGCCAGCTCGACGGCGTTGACTGGCCGGCATTCTCAGCGATGAACGAGATCAGCATCGTCGATGGCCGCCCGCCCGTTGCGTTTGACGAGATCATCATCGATCAGCGTCAGCTCGAAAGCGAGAACCTTTCGATCGGCGGAACATACGAGCTTTTCGGCGGTAAGCAGTACAAGATAACAGGCGTTTTCGCACCGCCGTCAGGCTCTCGCATCAAGTTATCGCTCGCCGGCCTGCAGGATGCTCTGCAGACAGACAAATGCACTTATATCCTCGTTAAGGTCAAAAGCGGCTACGACCCCGAAAAGGTCGCGGCCGAGATCAACGCCGCGTTGCCCGGCAACCGCATCAATCTGACCAGCGAATTCATTACGGACGCACAGGAACGCCTGCCCGGGCTGAACACATTCCTCCGCGTGCTCGTTCTGCTCGGGGCATTGGTCAGCACCGTATTCGTGCTGCTGTCGATGTACACGACCATCACCGAACGCCGCAAAGAGATCGGCATCTTAAAGTCGCTCGGAGCGTCGCACCGCTTCATCATCGGCACGATCGAGGGCGAGGCTCTTCTGATCGGCGTGTTGGGAATAATCTTTGGGCTGGCGACGGCGTTCGCCGCTTCGCAGGTTATCTCGCGGCAGTTCGAGCTTGCCTTTGAATTCAGCCTCGGCTGGATACTTACTGCTGTTGCCATCGCCATCGGCGGCAGCCTGGTCGGAGCTCTCTACCCCGCATGGCGGGCCGCAGGCATCGACCCCGTCGAAGTGATGCTGAACGAATAG